In Salvia miltiorrhiza cultivar Shanhuang (shh) chromosome 4, IMPLAD_Smil_shh, whole genome shotgun sequence, the DNA window cgagttttaataaaatgtgagtgaagttggtagtggagtaagggtcacacttcaaatgtgagtggaatggtgtggaccctactactaaaaatggatgtggcatattttttgtggacgaacgaaaaagaaaattgacatatctttggtggacggagggagtacatcttataagctcttgaaacatcttataagctccgaGAGCTTATAGCGCTTATAAGcacttggagcttataagatgtttcaagagcttataagatgtaatttttaaaagcttataagttttcaaagtgtttggataattgagcttataagctagagagagaaaatatttttttagagagagaaaatatttttttagagagagaaaatcgaagaaaaatgaacttgaatgatatatgatgaaaataataaattatactccctccgtccacgaaatgagtacccatttgtgaacggcacggattttaagaaatgtatggagtgtagtgtgaatagtttaagggtcccactttttgagtgtattaattaaagagatgtgtggggtacacttgccaaaaagggaaatgagtactcatttcgtggacggacgaaaaaggaaatatgagtactcatttcgtggacggagggagtagttgaaaaataattgtaaaatgattgttgcatatgagattataaaaaaataagttggggtagaggaacttattttttgggagcttataagctatttaagaacttattttgtcaaacactttgaatgggcttataagctcttaaacagcttataagctgttttgaggagcttataagctcagccaaacaccctctaaatcagTAAATCTCGACgcttattataaaaatatttaaaaaatccaTCCGCGCGAAATTAAAATAGAGCAAATTTGAATGAAtcggcccaaaaataaataaatatgagaaGCATTGATATCGAATGCCGAAGCAGAGACCTTCCTTCTTTAATATTCTCCACCTGCCCCCTATAAGCCCCTAACCCTATATAAATACACAACCCAGTCTATTTATTACACAAACATTCTTCAAATCCAATATTGACCATTTCTTTCATGCAAATTACTCTCTCTCACTCCCCTTAACCATTTTCATATCATATGCTCTTAATCCTTTTCTACGTTTAAGAATCGCCCGCTTTCCCAACTCTCCCAACTGCAGCAGATTcatcaattaattttgatatatcTGCATATATGGGGTCAAATTTCTTGAAACTTGTGTTTGTAGTGACGATTTTAAGCTGTGCGAGTGGTGAGAAGGCGTCGGAGTTTGGAAACTTGAAGGTTCCGGCGTCGGAATTTGTGGGATCGGTGAGGTCCACCATCGACATAATCCGGCAAGTGATGTCCATAGTGTCGCGGTTTTCCGGCGCATTCGGCGATTTCCGGCTGAGTAATGCCGTCTCCGACTGCCTCGATTTGATGGATCTCTCCGTGGACCAGTTGAGCTGGACCATCTCTGCTTCACAGAATCCCAATGGTAATTTCTTCACATCTTCTCTTTTGTAAAGTTCAATCACACAGCTGCATGCCTTTAGTCCTTGTCTAATCTTTTCATGAAACGaagcaagaaaaaaaaagtgggtGTTTAAAGCCTGATAGTGAGACCTTTAGCTATAGGATTGATACATGCGGTGAAGAATTAAACAAGAAATAATAATTGTatactttataattatatatattcgACTTCACACACACGCACAAGTATTTATGGGAGCTTTCATAAAAGTATCTCATGTAATATAATTATCTCTGTGGGACATATATAGTGATATTCGTGtggaaaaaaaatgtgaaatcaTTTACACCAGAAATAGAAAGAAATATAGAGGTCCCCTGTTTAGAAGAAGCAAATTAAATTTAACATCGAACGTATTTAATACTTTGAAATGGAAGAAGCTAACATCGGCTATTAGATGTGGACTTATTACTGCAGCTAAAAGGTCCCCTGTCAATTAAGGGACCGTGCAAAAAGTATTGAGTTGGCGTGAAAGTGGGATCTCCTCATATATTAAAAACTTGGCTCACCAAAACAGTCTAAGCCAAAATAACAAATAATCCAGTGTAATTTGCTATTTtgtgttgttattattattattattattattattattatttgggacTGGGAGTGATGGATTATGCCCATGTTTCCCGTCTttttaaaattaagaaatacCACAAAAGCTACGAGCATTCACAGGTTATAGTTGCGGCTTATAAACTGGGCGACGGTGGAATTATACCTGAGATTTATTAGTTTTagacaatttaattaaattaccACTAGATCAACGCAGTTATGGCTTTCTTTTTATCACCAAAtcaattgaatatatatatacacgtacCTATATTACTGTACAAatgtgtatttttttataaatttttgatATGTCTATAGATATttgcttattttaattttcatagatattttagtaatttaatactactatatatttagattttatttGATACTATAATATAGGAATCctcttatatttaaaatttccataaaacttataatgtattaaatttataacttttaaattaaatagaagTACTCATGTGTGATATATTCCTAATAGCTAGATATGTAAAGCATCATATACAATTTAaggaaaattgtaaaaattgggTTTTATGTGGTGTGCAGGCAAAGATAATGGCACCGGAAATGTAAAGGCCGATATGAAAACATGGTTGAGTGGAACGCTGATCAATCAAGATACCTGCAAAGAAGGCTTTGATGGCACAAACGGCATTGTCCGAGATTTGGTTGCCGGCAGCCTAGACCAAGTCACCTCATTAGTCTACAACATTCTTTCAAACATTAATCCCACTCCCACCACCCCTCCCCCGTCCGGCGCCGGCCGTGGCGGTAGGAAACTAATTTCTACCCAAGACTTTCCCGATTGGTTCAAACCCAACGACCGCCGCCTCCTCCAAGCCGCGACTGCGGACGTGGTGGTGGCCGCCGACGGCACCGGGAAATTCACTAGCATTATGGATGCTATTGGTGCAGCCCCGGAGCATAGTAGCAAGAGATTTGTTATATACGTGAAGAAAGGTGTGTACAaggaatatgtggagataagtAAGAAGAAATGGAATATAATGATGATTGGAGATGGGGTGAATGCTACGGTTATTTCGGGTAATCGGAACTTCATCGACGGCTGGACCACCTACCGCTCGGCCACATTTGGTAACATCTTCAActttattcttaatttatttgtatataAGTAGTATGGCTTAGTTCAATTGATATATAATAAAAGTTACGGCTGAGTGTAGAATTCAGTATAATTACTTTATAGGTTCAATGCAAGAGTTCTTACAATTCTCACAATataaagttttgattttgaacCAGTCCCGTTAACAGTATGTCCTAgacaatagaaaaaaaaaattgcacagTTGAATATTGTTTGGTTGGATTGTAACAGGCATGCATATGCATGCTTTATGATCGAATTGAATTCTACCAAACTGTGTCTGAGAAAATGTCGTCCCAAAAATTAATTCCATTGTAGGAAAAGATAAAATCATTGGGTACATTTAATGATATCAATTTTTGTAGGTTGGAGTTGGACTTATTACGTTACATATAAGCATCAAAAATCTAATTCATCAATCCATCACAGTAGAGGGGCCAACGCATGAATTTATTGCTTCGCATATATGAATCGAAGATTAGGCATCCCCATGTACTTTGCACATGGGGCAGGTCTCGTGGGATGTCGATTTATTGAAATTTCGAAATATTTAAGTGTTTGTGTGAATGATATAATATGCGATACGTGGGACTAAAAAAATCTTCATAATATGTACCCATACCTGGTCGTCACTCAATTCATGTTTCAACATTGATACAGTATCTATCATGAATTTGGACAGAAATGTGCATGTGACGTTGTAACTTGTATATTCACTAGTATAAAAATGTTATCGGTTAATTTTTTACACTAATTGCTAAAAGGGCTTGAAATATCTTAAAGCTCTTAGTTATTTTCACAATTTGTAGAAACTACAgcgatgaaaataaaaaatactcaattatgCATATTTTGCAGCTGTGAAAGGGCAAGGGTTCATAGCACGGGACATAACGTTCGAGAACACGGCCGGGCCGGAAAAGCACCAGGCCGTGGCCTTCCGGTCCGACTCGGACCTGTCGGTCCTATACCGTTGCGCCATCCACGGCTACCAAGACACTCTCTACGCCCACTCCCAACGCCAATTCTACCGGGAATGCCACATCACGGGCACCGTGGACTTCATATTCGGGGACGGCGCGGTGGTGTTCCAGAACTGCCAAATCCAGGCCCGAAAGGGCCTCCCCAACCAGAAGAACACGATCACGGCCCAGGGGCGGAAGGAGCCCGTCGAGAACACGGGCTTCTCCATCCAATTCTGCAACATCTCGGCCGAGGCGGATGTGTTGAACTCGACGCAGACGTATCTAGGCAGGCCGTGGAAGCTGTATTCCCGCACGGTTGTGATGCAATCCTACATCAGCGGCGCCGTGAGGCCCGAGGGCTGGCTCGAGTGGAACGGCGATTTCGCGCTCGGCACGCTCTACTACGGCGAGTATATGAATTACGGGCCGGGCTCTGGATTGGGGGCCCGGGTTAAATGGCCCGGCTACCACGCGTTTAATACGTCGGCTCAAGCGAGTAATTTTACAGTGTCTCAGTTCATTATAGGGAACACGTGGCTGCCTTCGACGGGTGTGAGGTACACTGCGGGATTGGGAAATTGAGAGCGACATCTTCAACAGGGTATCGGAGTATATACTGCTGATTtgcatatataatattaatggtGTTTTTTTGGCATGAAATGGTATAAGATGTAGCTAGCTAGATATTACCATCCTTTATTCTGTGTTGCTtgtaatttgataatttttggAATTGTTTTTTCTGATGGTTATGCATCCGGGTGGAGATATTAAATTATGATATTATACTGGTTGTTTATGTCTTATCAGGCTATCATTAGTGACGACTACGTAATAGTGGTATAAATTTTTATGAGGCAATTTTACTACTAGTTTATTTGACCGTCAAAGTTTTTTGTTTTGGTTGAATtagaattataataaataagcAATTTGCACGCATGCGGGACCTTTACACCacatattatgaaaaaataatcacATGTTGACAACGGTACCACTACCTACGTAAAGATGAGAATATTATCCATATAAAAGTGGAAAAATTAACTAATCCGCATGCATGAACTCAAGATACCTTAGCTTTTAGACCCTCAAAGTAGggacaaattttaattttacttttgcttatatatatatatatatatatagggagaagttcTATTGCATGATTGAATCACGTCCACACCAACAAGGTACTCGATCGATGCTGCTAGAGCCGCTGCTCCGCTCTTGACTGCAGAACTAAAAACGAAACTAAATTAAAGAGCAttaattactactccctccgtccacaaattcAAAGCCTACATGAaaaaacacgagttttaagaaaaatagtatttttattagttgagtggagaaagggtcccacaaaatatattgtttattggttgagtggagaaaggggcccacaaagtgtattgtttattagttgagtggagaaaaaatgtattgtttattgggacccaccaattaaaatatgaataaaacttactaaaaatggataggccttgagttggtggacagaccaaaaatgaaaataggccttgaattagtggacggatggagtatttggAACCATGCATGGCTAAGCATTAGTATTTATAGGGAGAATATACAATAATTATGGGGGCTTCATATATAGGCCTTGATCTAACCATTGAAAAAGGCCTTTCTTGCTCCCTACTCTAGTAGCTTGCCCTGATTTGCCATTTGAGCATGTTTGGTGTAGGGGTGAACCGGTACGGTATGACGAAAAAAAAATCGACATATCGTGTACCGTATACCGTATCGTAAATTGcattatgagaattttcataccgttgtcgtaTCGAACCTTTTCGgcataccgaaaatttcggtatgaACTTTTCTTATGCCGGTGTCGTACCgaagtgcggtataccgtaattatttgtatattatttcatgcttaaattcataaaaatattactccctccgtccctaaaataacttcatctttttccattttgggacgtcccccaaataacttcctttttctttctttccatttttggaaacctaccccaccactaataatactttatttatttttacttttcacttttcaacACTctaaatactaattataacacttttcacaacttccaataataattatatcactttttctcctttatcaatacactttacaactttttattaaaacccgtgccgtccccaaagaggaagccatttcagggacggagggagtacgatATACCGTGTATTTGTGCATACaaaatttcattaaacaaatataaataatctTCTAACAAGTCTAgaattatatatgtgtgtgtatatatatgtaatttatttCAATCAGTACGGTATAccaattattttgatatataccAATAttgcggtatataccgaaacaaCATTATATGCCGACTTTTCAGTGTATACCGCGGTATGAAGAAAATtgataccgttgtcgtaccAAAGAATTTCGGTACAATACAATACTGTACCATAATTTACGGTATACCAAAAATTCGGTATTTTCGATATTTTTTCGATACGGTATACGGCATACCGATTTTTCGATATTTTAGCCCACCCCTAATTTGGTGTTTCATTTTAATTTCGATTATtcactttcttttctttttctttaacttcaattttatatattttagtttaattttgttattataatTGAAGTTTATTCCATCCAAATAACATATATACTTATTTTATCATTTGggttttttttacttttattaattaataatttattattagggTCGATAAATTtaaaggtatatatatatatatatatattttaaaaaaattagcttttggaaataaaaatgaaaataaagtataattcataatactataataaaatttatttttataaaaaatattattaaaataatagatataaaagTGTGACACGGTAATAGACACAAAGTTATGGGACACTAGAGATCTGATCATCCACTAATGAATTTGTAATGGGAAAACTTCCCTTTTTTTTGGGTCTGCTATGCCTAAGTGTTTGTCAACACCAATTTTCTTTTATTCCTTCAAAATTAATGAAAGTTTTCTTTTTTGACAATTGTACTCTCATAAGAGTataattagttttattaatattatcttAAATTTTTAAACTTTTGCCAAACAAAAAAAACGATTCACTTTTGTTAGGatgattcaaaaaaaataagaatacatCTCTCTTTGGCTAAGATGGAAggagtagaaaataatttatagtatttttttatttgtaccCCATTTGCATGATTTTAATTCGATAAAGATTGTTGaaacaaattattattattattattattattattattattattattattattattattagtggtgTGCGTAGAACACGTGCCTTGAATTATGATGATGAGCTTGACTCAATGGAACGAGTCAAGCCTTGAGTCAGCAAAGCCTGCATCAGCTAACTCGAGTCAAACCATCGACTCAACTGACGTGGGTGTTTCTATGCCTAGAATCAATTATGAAATAGAATGATTGCTCAGTTTTCAAATAATTGTTTGATCATTTTGATTGAGATAAAAGTTTTTCtactttttatattaaatatttttatgcttatttttatataattaatatactccctccatccaccaaaAGTTTAACACTTTTGGTGGACATATGTTTCAATAAAATATGTGGTGATTTTTATGTTGTGGAGAAATAGTCCtaccattttttaaaatgagtggttgtgatTGAATTGAGGatgatatttttgtaaataaagagtatttgtaaggataaaagataagaaaaaaatgtgaATCCGTGTTCATAAAAggaaagtgtcatacttttagTGGACacctaaaatgacaaaaatgtcatatttttccataaacgaagggagtatttatttatcgcaccccaaatatatatatttatgaatcCGCCAGTGATATGACTGACTGGAATAGATCGGCCAATGATATGAATGAATTCTAATATATGGAGTATGATAAATAGCCGAACACAAATTGCATTATTATAAATATGTATAAAacggcatatatatatatgtatacatatagAAAAAcaagaataatataaaaaaaacctAGAATTAATCTATCAACTAAACATGCCAAAACGCACGGGAACATCTGCTGCCTTGAGCCAATCCTCGCCTTGCAGGAAGGGACCAACCGTGAACTTCAACACATCGTCCCGCTTCAATGTCTTGTACCCTGCCCATTTCACCCGATCCTTGGTGGCCGATCCCGGCCCCTTGTTGTTGAACTCTGCGTAGAACAGAGTCTTGAGCCCCGAATCACCGCTCCACTCCTTCCACCCCTCGGGCTGGATGAGATCGCCGATCTCCGACTCCATGATGATCACCCTCGAGTACTGCTTCCACGGCCTGCCCAGGAAGCTCTTGAACTTGCCCTTCTCCGCCTCCAGCTTCTCGTCCGCAAGGATCTTGCAGTTCTGCAGCACAATGCCCGTCGTCTCCCGCTTCTCCGCCCGCCCCTGCGCCGTCACCACGTTCTGCTGGTTCTCTGCCGGCCTCCGCACGTAGATCATGCAGTTCTGGAACACGGCCGCCGCGTCCCCGAAGATGAAGTCCACGGTGCCGGTGATGTAGCAGCTGCGGTAGAACTGtctgtgtgtttgtgtgtacAGGGTGCTCTTGTATCCTTCCATGCGGCAGTTCACGAATATCGACCGGTCGGATTGCACTCGGAGCGCCACCGCCTGGTGCTTCTCCGGCCCGGCCATGTTTCGGAACCCCAGCGACTGCGCCATGAATCCTGCTCCGATTGCAACTGCATGCATGCCCAGTTCATAAATATTGGTGTCATCAAATTTTGTGTTCCTAATTTTCAACGTTTTTCAATAAGCAtttgaatattattttttcactttaaaAACCTCCAACTTTGGaaatgatttaatttatatCACGCCTTATAAATTCCAGCTATTGAACGATAAGTTACAACACCAGCGCTTGggatataaataataataaaaaaaacatttcaaaattgaaaacgtaaaaattgagatttttttttgacaatGGGGGAGTTGGAGAGGGGGAGTAGTGAGGTTTGAACGCGGGACCTCACTATTCACACAGGAAATCGCActgcttggtgtccccttgaggACAATtgagatactccctccgtccacgaaaaagagtcctatttctcctcttttttttgtccacaaaaaagagtcctgtttcactttttatacaattatacccttaataaCTTTATCTATTTACTTCATTTGCCATTGAGGACCCAcctcaataattaaaaactctCCTCactttaaacttaattaaattctctctcttctctcaccAAACCTACGCCcttcttccccttccccttcccctctT includes these proteins:
- the LOC131021418 gene encoding pectinesterase/pectinesterase inhibitor PPE8B-like; protein product: MGSNFLKLVFVVTILSCASGEKASEFGNLKVPASEFVGSVRSTIDIIRQVMSIVSRFSGAFGDFRLSNAVSDCLDLMDLSVDQLSWTISASQNPNGKDNGTGNVKADMKTWLSGTLINQDTCKEGFDGTNGIVRDLVAGSLDQVTSLVYNILSNINPTPTTPPPSGAGRGGRKLISTQDFPDWFKPNDRRLLQAATADVVVAADGTGKFTSIMDAIGAAPEHSSKRFVIYVKKGVYKEYVEISKKKWNIMMIGDGVNATVISGNRNFIDGWTTYRSATFAVKGQGFIARDITFENTAGPEKHQAVAFRSDSDLSVLYRCAIHGYQDTLYAHSQRQFYRECHITGTVDFIFGDGAVVFQNCQIQARKGLPNQKNTITAQGRKEPVENTGFSIQFCNISAEADVLNSTQTYLGRPWKLYSRTVVMQSYISGAVRPEGWLEWNGDFALGTLYYGEYMNYGPGSGLGARVKWPGYHAFNTSAQASNFTVSQFIIGNTWLPSTGVRYTAGLGN